GGCGAGCGTGTCGTCCTGCACTTCGCCATCCAGGGTGCCGGCGGCCAGGCCGGCAATCGCTTGCAGCACGGCCGGCGGACCTATCTCGGCCAGGCGGTCATGCAAGGTTCCGCCAGTGTCTTCGGCGCTGATTGGTGTTGTGACTTTGAGCAGCATCGGGCCGGTGTCGAGGCCGGCTTCCATGCGCATCACGGTCACGCCGCTTTCGGCATCGCCATGTTCGACGGCGCGCTGGATCGGCGCCGCACCGCGCCAGCGCGGCAGCAACGACGCGTGACTGTTGATGCAGCCCAGACGGGGAATATCCAGCACCACTTGCGGCAGGATCAGGCCGTACGCCACCACCACCATCAAATCCGGCTTCAGCGCCGCCAGTTCCGCTTGAGCCTCGGCGTTACGCAAGGTCGGCGGCTGCAACACCTGGATATTATTTTCCAGCGCGAGCTGTTTGACCGGGCTCGGCATCAGTTTTTGCCCACGGCCGGCCGGGCGATC
This window of the Pseudomonas fluorescens genome carries:
- the fmt gene encoding methionyl-tRNA formyltransferase, with the protein product MTEPLRIVFAGTPEFAAEHLKALLSSPHEIVAVYTQPDRPAGRGQKLMPSPVKQLALENNIQVLQPPTLRNAEAQAELAALKPDLMVVVAYGLILPQVVLDIPRLGCINSHASLLPRWRGAAPIQRAVEHGDAESGVTVMRMEAGLDTGPMLLKVTTPISAEDTGGTLHDRLAEIGPPAVLQAIAGLAAGTLDGEVQDDTLATYAHKLNKDEARIDWSRPAVELERLVRAFNPWPITHSTLNGEALKVLAATVAEGTGAAGEILSASKDGLVVACGEQALCLTRLQLPGGKALNFSDLFNSRREKFAVGTVLGAAVDAQ